In Cyclopterus lumpus isolate fCycLum1 chromosome 17, fCycLum1.pri, whole genome shotgun sequence, a genomic segment contains:
- the neurod6b gene encoding neurogenic differentiation factor 6-B: MLTLPFEEPHLMCEPRFGANYPREGVPESLEKEQNHAADSSNSDMRDAEDDISDREEDEREGDQDDDMLPKKRGPRKKRSGKPESDRSKVRRHEANTRERSRMHGLNDALESLRKVVPCYSKTQKLSKIETLRLAKNYIWALSETLSAGKRPDLLAFVQTLCKGLSQPTTNLVAGCLQLNARNFLTDHNGEVMFSGRSPYDAMYSYPGSDVNTPPGHSGSTLDSSAKPFRHYSYNSAYEPYYENPSPEAGSPHFDGQLSPPMNFKGIFSLKHDDPPDYGKGSHYGMRYCSAPGRAALAHNSMYRVSPEGRFPYDLHVRSQSFQAQGEVNGSFHN; the protein is encoded by the coding sequence ATGTTGACACTGCCATTCGAGGAACCTCATTTGATGTGTGAGCCGCGGTTCGGTGCCAATTATCCCCGTGAAGGCGTACCTGAGAGTCTGGAGAAGGAGCAAAACCACGCCGCAGACAGTTCCAACTCAGACATGAGGGATGCCGAGGACGACATCTCCGACAGAGAGGAGGACGAACGGGAGGGCGACCAGGATGACGACATGCTTCCGAAAAAGCGGGGTCCGCGAAAAAAGAGGTCCGGAAAGCCGGAGTCGGACAGGTCCAAAGTGCGGCGCCATGAAGCGAACACCCGAGAGCGCAGCCGGATGCACGGCTTGAACGACGCGTTGGAGAGCCTGCGCAAAGTTGTGCCGTGCTACTCAAAAACTCAAAAACTGTCCAAGATTGAGACCCTTAGACTGGCTAAAAATTACATCTGGGCCCTGTCAGAGACTCTGAGCGCAGGGAAGAGACCGGACCTGCTCGCCTTCGTCCAGACTTTGTGTAAAGGATTATCTCAGCCCACCACCAACTTGGTGGCGGGTTGTTTGCAGCTCAACGCGAGGAATTTCCTCACAGACCACAACGGGGAGGTCATGTTCTCTGGCAGATCGCCCTACGATGCCATGTACTCGTACCCCGGCTCAGACGTGAACACGCCCCCCGGCCACAGCGGGAGCACTTTGGACAGCAGCGCCAAGCCGTTCAGACACTACAGCTACAACAGCGCGTACGAGCCCTACTACGAGAACCCGTCCCCAGAGGCCGGGAGTCCGCATTTCGACGGCCAGCTGAGCCCCCCGATGAACTTTAAAGGGATTTTCTCCCTAAAACACGACGATCCGCCAGACTACGGCAAAGGCAGCCACTATGGCATGCGCTACTGCAGTGCGCCAGGGCGCGCGGCTCTTGCGCACAACTCCATGTACCGAGTCTCCCCAGAGGGCCGTTTCCCTTACGATCTGCACGTCCGCAGCCAGTCCTTCCAGGCACAAGGGGAAGTTAATGGCTCTTTCCATAATTAA